The following coding sequences are from one Nicotiana tabacum cultivar K326 chromosome 1, ASM71507v2, whole genome shotgun sequence window:
- the LOC107811390 gene encoding cytochrome P450 86A22 codes for MDASTGMMIVSIVAAYLLWFKSITKSMKGPKGPKMWPIVGSLPGLLENGTRMHEWIAENLRACAGTYQTCIFAIPFLARKQGLVTVTCDPKNLEHILKVRFDNYPKGPTWQAVFHDLLGEGIFNSDGDTWLFQRKTAALEFTTRTLRQAMGRWVNRAIKNRFCPILEMAQVQGKPVDLQDLLLRLTFDNICGLAFGKDPETLSPELPENNFATSFDRATEASLHRFIMPEFVWKLKKMLGLGMEVSLSHSLKQVDDYMTDVINTRKLELLNHQDGGPKHDDLLSRFMKKKESYSNKFLQHVALNFILAGRDTSSVALSWFFWLVSLNPRVEEKILIELCTVLAETRGNDTSKWLEEPLVFEEVDRLTYLKAALSETLRLYPSVPEDSKHVICDDYLPDGTFVPAGSNITYSIYSTGRMKFIWGEDCLEFKPERWMSQDGNKYQVQDAFRFVAFNAGPRICLGKDLAYLQMKSIAAAVLLRHRLAVAPGHKVEQKMSLTLFMKYGLVMNVTPRDLTPILAKFGKIESCAGEHLINNGIHQPEAITVNGIA; via the coding sequence ATGGATGCGTCAACGGGCATGATGATTGTTTCAATTGTAGCGGCCTACTTACTATGGTTCAAATCCATCACAAAATCCATGAAAGGGCCCAAAGGCCCAAAAATGTGGCCCATAGTTGGAAGTTTACCCGGCCTGCTTGAAAACGGGACCCGAATGCATGAATGGATCGCGGAAAACCTTCGGGCCTGTGCCGGTACGTACCAAACTTGCATATTTGCAATTCCATTTTTAGCCCGGAAGCAAGGTCTCGTGACAGTCACGTGCGATCCAAAAAATTTAGAGCATATATTGAAGGTTAGGTTTGATAATTATCCTAAGGGTCCTACTTGGCAAGCTGTGTTTCATGATTTGCTTGGTGAGGGTATCTTCAATTCGGACGGTGACACGTGGCTCTTCCAGCGCAAGACAGCTGCGCTGGAATTTACCACTCGAACCTTGAGGCAAGCCATGGGTCGATGGGTTAACCGAGCCATCAAGAATCGGTTCTGCCCGATTCTTGAGATGGCTCAGGTTCAGGGCAAGCCGGTTGATCTTCAAGACCTATTGCTTCGGCTCACTTTTGATAACATTTGTGGCTTGGCTTTTGGCAAAGATCCAGAGACGCTCTCTCCAGAATTACCTGAAAATAACTTTGCTACGTCTTTTGATCGAGCCACTGAAGCCTCATTGCACCGGTTCATCATGCCCGAGTTCGTTTGGAAGTTGAAGAAAATGCTTGGACTTGGAATGGAGGTGAGCCTAAGCCATAGCTTGAAACAAGTGGACGATTACATGACTGACGTTATCAATACACGTAAGCTAGAGCTGCTGAATCATCAGGACGGTGGGCCCAAGCACGACGATTTGCTCTCGAGGTTCATGAAGAAAAAAGAATCCTACTCGAACAAATTCCTCCAACACGTGGCGCTCAACTTCATCCTAGCTGGACGTGACACATCATCCGTCGCACTGAGCTGGTTCTTCTGGTTGGtcagcttgaatccgagggtggaAGAAAAGATACTCATCGAACTCTGCACCGTCCTAGCAGAGACACGTGGCAACGACACGTCAAAGTGGTTAGAAGAACCTCTAGTGTTTGAGGAAGTTGACCGATTGACATATCTCAAGGCAGCATTATCCGAAACCCTAAGACTTTACCCATCCGTGCCAGAGGACTCAAAACATGTCATTTGTGACGATTATTTGCCCGATGGCACATTTGTACCGGCAGGTTCAAATATCACATATTCCATATACTCAACTGGTCGAATGAAATTCATATGGGGCGAAGATTGCTTAGAATTCAAGCCAGAAAGGTGGATGTCACAAGACGGTAACAAGTACCAAGTTCAAGATGCATTTAGATTTGTCGCATTCAATGCAGGACCAAGAATTTGTCTAGGTAAAGACTTGGCTTATTTGCAAATGAAATCAATAGCAGCAGCAGTGCTACTCCGCCACCGCCTCGCGGTGGCGCCAGGCCATAAGGTGGAACAGAAAATGTCCCTAACATTATTCATGAAGTATGGTCTAGTTATGAATGTGACCCCTAGAGACTTGACTCCAATTTTGGCAAAATTT